In Turicibacter sanguinis, a genomic segment contains:
- a CDS encoding DUF4956 domain-containing protein gives MLQSILSTTGESFTLVNALIIMLASIVLGLVISSVYLFTHRKETTQQSFVITLVMLPIVISVIILLIGNNVARAFSLAGAFSIIRFRSAPGDAKDMSYIFFTLAVGLACGMGYIGYAALITVVLCLLMMLLSVFQFGRSKTTQLQLKITVPEHLNYQDLFDEVLENYTTSYRLERVRTREFGALFEVSYRIQLKDVSKQKEFLDLIRCRNGNLNVSLILCDFGTDSY, from the coding sequence ATGTTACAATCCATCTTATCGACAACAGGAGAATCCTTTACCCTTGTTAACGCCTTAATTATTATGTTAGCTTCAATTGTTTTAGGACTAGTTATCAGTTCAGTCTATTTATTTACACACCGAAAAGAAACCACACAACAAAGTTTTGTTATTACGCTTGTCATGTTACCAATTGTTATTTCTGTTATCATTTTACTGATTGGCAACAACGTTGCAAGAGCATTTAGTTTGGCTGGAGCCTTTTCTATTATTCGCTTTAGAAGTGCTCCAGGAGATGCGAAAGACATGTCTTATATCTTCTTTACCCTTGCAGTAGGATTAGCGTGTGGGATGGGGTATATTGGTTATGCGGCCCTCATTACAGTTGTGTTGTGTTTGTTAATGATGCTGTTATCTGTCTTCCAGTTTGGAAGATCTAAAACGACTCAATTGCAATTAAAAATAACGGTTCCTGAGCATTTAAACTATCAAGATTTATTTGATGAGGTATTAGAGAATTACACGACATCATATCGCTTAGAACGCGTCAGAACGCGTGAATTTGGAGCCTTATTTGAAGTGAGTTATCGAATTCAATTAAAGGATGTAAGTAAGCAAAAAGAATTTTTAGATTTAATTCGTTGTCGTAATGGTAACTTGAATGTTTCTTTAATTCTTTGTGATTTTGGAACGGATAGCTATTAA
- a CDS encoding glycoside hydrolase family 13 protein, with translation MTFVTKLDRKWWKEAVGYQIYPKSFCDSNGDGIGDINGITSKLDYLNELGVNLLWLCPIYKSPMDDNGYDVSDYYDIAKEFGTMEDFKTLLSEAKKREIKIVMDLVLNHTSDEHPWFIEARQSTDNPYRDYYIWQKGKINEAGEEIEPTNWASFFTPSCWEKDEQTGEYFMHIFSKKMPDLNWANENMRKKLFEMVKWWLDLGIDGFRVDAVAHIDRDFTFTDSTLKGNGKYVEDWSKFSNLPKVHDYLKELNREVLSKYDIFTVGEVGGGADVLEALKYAGEDSNELNMVFTFDHCWLNSGFDSLDEKWNGNTDLVELKKVFKKWQTGLYSKAWNPLYWLNHDHPRVMSQYGDPTHYHKESGKMLATSLLMMWGTPFLYNGEEIGMTNANYTNFEDYRDVSTIEKINRLLQDGYPEDLIRRYIGVTSRDNARTPMQWNSSENAGFTSGEPWIKVNSNYATINVEAQLNDEDSIFNHYKKLIHLRRHSEYKDVIVYGDYELLSENHPNVYAYTRTLDHQKLLIVSNFFAKPAIACLKQLRAKQIILSNYEDSSLSLDCLMLRPFESIVFELE, from the coding sequence ATGACGTTTGTGACAAAATTAGATCGTAAATGGTGGAAGGAAGCCGTTGGATATCAAATCTACCCAAAAAGTTTTTGTGATTCAAATGGGGACGGAATTGGAGATATTAATGGAATCACAAGTAAGTTAGATTATTTAAATGAACTTGGAGTTAATTTACTTTGGCTTTGTCCAATTTATAAATCACCAATGGATGATAATGGATATGATGTTTCAGATTACTATGATATTGCAAAAGAATTTGGAACAATGGAAGATTTTAAAACATTATTGTCTGAAGCTAAAAAACGTGAGATAAAAATCGTGATGGACTTAGTGCTTAACCATACAAGTGATGAGCACCCTTGGTTTATTGAAGCAAGACAATCAACAGATAATCCTTATCGCGATTATTATATTTGGCAAAAAGGAAAGATAAATGAAGCGGGAGAAGAGATTGAGCCGACAAATTGGGCTTCATTTTTCACTCCATCATGTTGGGAAAAAGATGAACAAACAGGCGAATATTTTATGCATATTTTCTCTAAGAAAATGCCGGATTTAAATTGGGCGAATGAAAATATGCGAAAAAAACTGTTTGAAATGGTGAAATGGTGGTTAGATCTTGGGATTGACGGATTCCGTGTCGATGCTGTTGCCCACATTGACCGCGATTTTACGTTTACTGATTCAACCCTTAAAGGAAATGGAAAGTATGTTGAAGATTGGTCTAAATTTTCAAATCTTCCAAAAGTTCATGATTATTTAAAAGAATTAAACCGTGAGGTCTTATCTAAATATGATATTTTTACGGTAGGAGAAGTTGGCGGAGGGGCCGATGTCCTAGAAGCGTTAAAATATGCAGGTGAAGATTCAAATGAATTAAACATGGTATTCACGTTTGATCATTGTTGGTTGAATAGTGGGTTTGATTCTTTAGATGAAAAGTGGAATGGGAATACGGACTTAGTTGAATTGAAAAAAGTCTTTAAAAAATGGCAAACCGGTCTTTATTCAAAAGCATGGAATCCATTATATTGGCTAAACCATGATCATCCACGTGTCATGTCACAATATGGAGATCCGACTCATTATCATAAAGAATCAGGTAAAATGTTAGCGACCTCTTTATTGATGATGTGGGGAACACCATTTTTATACAATGGTGAAGAAATTGGGATGACTAATGCCAACTATACTAACTTTGAAGACTATCGTGATGTCTCAACGATTGAAAAAATTAACCGTTTGTTGCAAGACGGTTATCCAGAAGATCTCATTCGTCGATATATTGGGGTTACTTCACGCGATAATGCTAGAACACCAATGCAATGGAATTCAAGCGAAAATGCTGGGTTTACAAGTGGAGAACCTTGGATTAAAGTCAACTCAAATTATGCTACAATAAATGTTGAGGCACAATTAAACGATGAGGATTCTATTTTTAATCACTATAAAAAATTGATTCATTTGCGCCGACATAGTGAGTATAAAGATGTCATTGTTTATGGAGATTATGAACTTTTAAGTGAAAATCATCCAAATGTTTATGCCTATACACGAACACTAGATCATCAAAAATTATTAATTGTCTCAAATTTTTTTGCAAAACCAGCAATCGCTTGTTTAAAGCAATTAAGGGCAAAACAAATCATCTTATCTAACTATGAAGATTCATCTCTTTCATTAGATTGCTTAATGTTAAGACCCTTTGAATCAATTGTGTTTGAATTAGAGTAA